The following coding sequences lie in one Niabella agricola genomic window:
- a CDS encoding DeoR/GlpR family DNA-binding transcription regulator, whose amino-acid sequence MKNITERHEFILNKLKKEGKVSILDLAEEIHISSVTIRKDLKMLEDKNLLFRTKGGGSLSNPYAIDKPINEKEQINADAKRKIAKAALPLIGQTDSIMIGSGSTVFELARVLYPDHKMTAITPALKVGLELNNRPNIEVLQLGGLIRPNSSSVAGTQALQVLDEISCDLLFLGVDGIDLEHGVSISNISEASLNRKMIEVSQRLILLADSSKFNRRGLGKICNLDQVEAIVTDKKISEKTLFALQEKGIKIILA is encoded by the coding sequence ATGAAGAATATTACGGAAAGACATGAGTTTATCTTAAATAAGCTCAAAAAAGAGGGCAAAGTAAGTATTTTAGACCTGGCAGAAGAGATCCATATATCCAGTGTAACAATCCGGAAGGACTTGAAGATGCTGGAAGACAAAAACCTCCTGTTCCGCACCAAGGGCGGAGGATCGCTTTCCAATCCTTATGCGATCGATAAGCCGATCAATGAAAAGGAGCAAATCAATGCCGATGCCAAAAGGAAGATCGCCAAGGCGGCCCTGCCGCTGATCGGACAGACCGATTCCATTATGATCGGCTCCGGATCCACCGTTTTTGAACTGGCCCGTGTGCTTTACCCCGATCATAAAATGACCGCTATTACTCCAGCGCTGAAAGTGGGATTGGAACTGAATAACCGGCCGAATATTGAGGTGTTGCAACTGGGTGGACTGATCCGCCCCAATTCTTCATCTGTAGCGGGCACCCAGGCGCTGCAGGTACTGGATGAAATTTCCTGCGATCTTTTATTCCTGGGTGTGGATGGCATCGACCTGGAGCATGGTGTTTCCATTTCTAATATTTCGGAAGCCTCGCTGAACCGGAAAATGATCGAAGTTTCGCAGCGGCTGATCCTGCTTGCCGATAGCTCTAAGTTTAACCGGCGGGGATTGGGCAAGATCTGTAACCTGGACCAGGTAGAGGCGATCGTAACCGACAAGAAAATTTCTGAAAAAACACTGTTTGCCCTGCAGGAAAAAGGAATCAAGATCATCCTGGCCTAG
- the acs gene encoding acetate--CoA ligase, with protein sequence MSYSFQIKTIEQYQEAYKRSVEDPEGFWSEVADTFEWKKKQPFSSRVLDWNFVEPKIKWFEGAKLNITENCLDRHLKTSGDTPAIIWEPNDPNEKVRTLTYKVLHRKVCEFAQVLRNNGVKKGDRVCIYMGMIPELVIAVLACARIGAIHSVIFGGFSAQSIADRLDDAGAEYIITCDGAYRGAKDIPLKSIIDDALIGNKVVKRVIVHTRTRTPVSMIKGRDVWWRDEVEDVIETMHDEVLAIPAEEMDAEDPLFILYTSGSTGKPKGVVHTCAGYMLWTTYTFVNVFQYQPKDVFFCTADIGWITGHSYIAYGPLLSGATCLMFEGVPTWPDAGRFWEIVDKHKVNILYTAPTAIRSLMSYGLDPLKDKDLSSLKVLGTVGEPINEEAWHWYDEHIGKKKCPIVDTWWQTETGGILISNLAGVTPARPSWATLPLPGVQPLLVDEKGTEITEFTDEIMSGNLCMRAPWPGILRTTYGDHERCRQTYFSTYKDLYFTGDGAWKDEQGNYKITGRVDDVLNVSGHRLGTAEVENAINMHASVIESAVVGYPHEVKGQGVYAYVVLDEKRHKDEDDLTRKDILATVSRIIGPIAKPDKIQFVSGLPKTRSGKIMRRILRKVAEGELSNLGDTTTLLDPAIVDEIRDGRL encoded by the coding sequence ATGTCATATTCATTTCAGATAAAGACGATTGAACAGTACCAGGAAGCGTATAAGAGAAGTGTGGAGGATCCCGAAGGATTTTGGTCCGAAGTGGCCGATACGTTTGAATGGAAAAAGAAGCAGCCTTTCAGTAGCCGTGTATTAGACTGGAACTTCGTAGAACCAAAAATTAAGTGGTTTGAAGGCGCGAAGCTGAACATTACTGAAAATTGTCTCGACCGCCATCTGAAAACATCAGGAGACACGCCTGCCATCATCTGGGAGCCCAACGACCCGAATGAAAAAGTAAGAACCCTTACCTATAAAGTATTGCATCGCAAAGTATGCGAATTTGCCCAGGTGTTGCGCAACAATGGTGTAAAGAAGGGCGACCGTGTTTGTATCTATATGGGAATGATCCCCGAGCTGGTGATTGCAGTGTTGGCCTGCGCACGGATCGGCGCCATTCACTCGGTGATCTTTGGAGGTTTTTCGGCGCAGAGTATTGCAGACCGTTTAGATGATGCGGGAGCGGAATATATTATCACCTGCGATGGGGCCTACAGGGGCGCAAAAGACATCCCGTTAAAATCGATCATTGACGATGCCCTTATCGGCAATAAAGTGGTTAAAAGAGTAATCGTACATACCCGTACCCGTACTCCGGTAAGTATGATCAAGGGCCGCGATGTATGGTGGCGCGACGAAGTGGAAGACGTTATCGAAACCATGCATGATGAAGTGCTGGCGATACCGGCAGAAGAAATGGATGCGGAAGATCCGTTATTCATCCTGTATACCTCCGGAAGTACCGGTAAGCCCAAGGGGGTGGTGCATACCTGCGCCGGTTATATGCTTTGGACTACCTATACGTTTGTGAACGTGTTCCAGTATCAGCCAAAAGATGTTTTCTTTTGCACGGCCGATATCGGCTGGATCACGGGGCATAGCTACATTGCATACGGTCCTTTATTATCCGGTGCCACCTGCCTGATGTTTGAAGGCGTGCCCACCTGGCCGGATGCAGGCCGGTTCTGGGAGATTGTAGACAAGCACAAGGTGAATATTTTATATACGGCACCTACTGCCATCCGGTCGCTGATGAGCTATGGATTGGATCCGCTGAAGGACAAGGACCTTTCTTCCCTTAAAGTGCTGGGCACCGTTGGAGAACCGATCAATGAAGAAGCCTGGCATTGGTATGATGAACACATCGGTAAAAAGAAATGTCCGATTGTAGATACCTGGTGGCAAACTGAAACCGGTGGCATCCTGATCTCTAACCTGGCAGGTGTTACGCCTGCGCGACCCAGCTGGGCCACTTTGCCGCTTCCGGGTGTGCAACCCTTGCTGGTGGATGAAAAAGGAACAGAAATTACCGAATTTACCGATGAGATAATGAGCGGTAACTTATGTATGCGCGCTCCCTGGCCCGGTATTTTAAGAACCACTTACGGAGATCATGAACGTTGCCGGCAAACGTATTTCAGTACCTACAAGGATCTTTATTTCACCGGCGATGGTGCCTGGAAAGATGAACAGGGGAATTATAAAATCACCGGTCGTGTGGATGATGTATTAAATGTGAGTGGTCACCGGCTGGGTACTGCAGAGGTAGAAAACGCAATCAATATGCATGCGAGTGTGATTGAAAGTGCTGTAGTGGGCTATCCGCATGAGGTAAAAGGACAGGGTGTGTACGCCTATGTAGTACTGGACGAGAAACGCCATAAGGACGAAGATGATCTTACAAGAAAGGATATTTTGGCTACCGTGAGCCGTATCATCGGACCGATTGCCAAACCGGATAAGATCCAGTTTGTAAGCGGACTGCCGAAAACAAGAAGCGGGAAAATTATGCGGAGGATATTGCGCAAAGTTGCAGAAGGAGAACTTTCTAACCTGGGAGATACAACCACATTGCTGGATCCGGCCATCGTAGACGAGATCCGGGATGGACGGCTTTAA
- a CDS encoding MFS transporter codes for MKQMSEAGVLRKVIGASSLGTMIEWYDFYIFGMLAKTISTEFFPEGNSTAALLSTLAIFAAGFIVRPFGALFFGRLGDLLGRKSTFLLTLVLMGGSTFLIGLVPGYQTIGIAAPLIVLLLRLLQGLALGGEYGGAATYVAEHAPPGKRGFYTSWIQTTATLGLFLALGVIMVVKMNMSDQRFNAEWGGWRYPFWFSIILVVVSVYIRLKMEESPLFARLKSEGKVAKNPLKESFRKKANFKMVLLALFGAAMGQGVIWYTGQFYAQSFLETKVALNFEQSRSILLWAILLATPFFIVFGWLSDKIGRKWIMLAGMLLGILTYRPIFSTLLKDAGPDQWNTEISNSQVKKESKLLANSSDSLVQTTTHIELSNGAKYATEQTDTLRVATGMITAGKSLIKDKVLPRPVYWKFVGLVFLLILYVTMVYGPIAAFLVELFPVHIRYTSMSLPYHIGNGVFGGLVPFIGVLLQTTFTTDPLVGLWYPIGIAALSFVIGMAYLSNSRSAVLE; via the coding sequence ATGAAACAAATGAGTGAAGCAGGCGTGCTTCGTAAAGTCATTGGCGCCTCGTCATTGGGCACTATGATCGAATGGTATGACTTTTACATTTTCGGCATGCTGGCCAAAACCATTTCTACTGAATTTTTCCCCGAAGGCAATAGTACCGCAGCCCTGCTAAGCACCCTGGCCATTTTTGCCGCGGGATTTATTGTGCGTCCCTTCGGCGCCCTGTTTTTCGGGCGGCTGGGTGATCTGCTGGGAAGGAAGTCTACCTTCCTGCTGACACTTGTTTTAATGGGAGGCTCTACATTCCTTATCGGATTGGTGCCCGGCTATCAGACCATTGGCATTGCCGCGCCGCTGATCGTACTGTTGCTGCGTTTGCTGCAGGGCCTGGCCCTTGGCGGCGAATATGGCGGTGCCGCTACCTATGTAGCAGAACATGCACCTCCCGGCAAACGCGGTTTTTATACCAGCTGGATTCAAACTACCGCCACACTGGGATTATTTCTGGCACTGGGTGTCATTATGGTTGTAAAGATGAACATGAGCGATCAGCGTTTTAATGCCGAATGGGGCGGATGGCGTTATCCGTTCTGGTTCTCCATTATACTGGTAGTGGTATCGGTTTATATCCGTTTGAAAATGGAAGAGTCACCCTTGTTTGCCCGTTTAAAAAGCGAAGGAAAAGTTGCCAAGAATCCGCTAAAGGAAAGTTTCCGGAAAAAAGCCAATTTTAAAATGGTACTGCTGGCATTGTTTGGCGCAGCAATGGGCCAGGGGGTTATCTGGTATACCGGGCAGTTTTACGCGCAGAGCTTTTTAGAAACCAAAGTGGCGCTTAACTTTGAGCAAAGCCGTTCCATTTTGCTCTGGGCCATATTGCTGGCAACGCCCTTCTTTATTGTTTTCGGGTGGCTGAGTGACAAGATTGGCCGGAAATGGATCATGCTGGCCGGTATGTTGCTGGGGATCCTTACCTATCGCCCGATCTTTAGCACCTTGCTGAAGGATGCTGGTCCGGATCAATGGAACACCGAGATCAGCAATAGCCAGGTCAAAAAGGAATCGAAGCTGCTGGCCAATAGTTCAGACTCGCTGGTGCAAACCACTACCCATATTGAATTGTCTAATGGGGCCAAATATGCAACTGAACAAACAGATACACTGCGTGTGGCTACCGGAATGATTACAGCAGGAAAGTCATTGATCAAGGATAAAGTATTGCCAAGACCTGTTTACTGGAAATTTGTAGGCCTGGTATTCCTGTTGATCTTATATGTAACCATGGTGTACGGGCCTATTGCTGCTTTCCTGGTGGAATTATTCCCCGTGCATATCCGGTATACTTCTATGTCGCTCCCATACCATATCGGAAACGGAGTATTTGGAGGACTGGTTCCCTTTATCGGGGTTTTGCTTCAAACCACGTTCACTACCGACCCGCTGGTAGGATTGTGGTATCCTATCGGGATCGCTGCATTGAGCTTCGTCATCGGGATGGCATATCTGTCCAACAGTAGGTCCGCCGTGCTAGAGTAA
- a CDS encoding S41 family peptidase: MNIRILAFALFFTAMLPAAGLLHAQNAQADSLFIKPWDLSNLIFQLKTIIEKSYFDKEKAAVLNKILAEKFANGDFKNLSPETTTEKITQLLRKETNDKHFNLTYFSTKATGGQQQNQAADNGGIAEVRKLKNNIGYLKWTAFITGPNAFKKIVQALDRLKGSSAIIIDISSNSGGNGEAGGFMNDHLYKSKEYQQLLLKKCNGETEWHLSEVPYNNTEGPRFYETPLYIITSKNTFSAAEYFAFIAKETGRAVILGDTTAGAGNPGQGTAFMRGGSDIGFFIFIPTCQIKTRTGKSIEATGVPPDVILTSKDWLEETLNFIKSSGTKRIKKQTT, encoded by the coding sequence ATGAATATCCGCATTCTTGCATTTGCATTATTCTTTACAGCAATGCTGCCCGCCGCAGGTTTGCTACATGCCCAGAACGCCCAGGCAGATTCCCTGTTTATAAAACCCTGGGACCTTTCCAATCTTATTTTCCAATTAAAAACAATCATAGAAAAAAGCTATTTCGACAAAGAAAAAGCCGCAGTTCTAAATAAAATCCTGGCAGAAAAATTTGCCAATGGCGATTTTAAAAATCTCAGCCCTGAAACTACCACTGAAAAGATAACACAACTGCTTCGAAAAGAAACCAACGATAAGCATTTCAATCTAACGTATTTTAGTACAAAGGCAACCGGAGGTCAACAGCAAAATCAGGCAGCCGATAATGGCGGGATTGCAGAAGTACGGAAACTTAAAAACAACATCGGCTATTTAAAATGGACCGCGTTTATAACAGGGCCCAATGCCTTTAAAAAAATAGTACAGGCTTTAGACCGGTTAAAGGGAAGCAGTGCTATAATTATCGACATCAGCAGTAATTCTGGCGGCAATGGCGAAGCCGGAGGTTTTATGAATGATCATCTTTATAAGTCGAAAGAGTATCAGCAATTGCTTTTAAAAAAATGCAATGGTGAAACCGAATGGCATTTAAGTGAAGTGCCCTACAACAACACGGAAGGCCCCCGGTTTTATGAAACACCGCTATATATCATTACTTCAAAAAACACGTTCTCGGCTGCAGAGTATTTCGCTTTTATTGCCAAAGAAACGGGCAGGGCTGTTATCCTCGGCGATACAACTGCGGGAGCCGGGAACCCGGGGCAGGGTACCGCTTTTATGCGGGGCGGTTCTGATATCGGGTTCTTTATTTTTATCCCCACCTGCCAGATAAAAACAAGAACCGGAAAATCCATTGAGGCGACAGGTGTTCCTCCCGACGTCATTTTAACATCAAAAGACTGGCTCGAAGAGACCTTGAACTTTATCAAATCGAGTGGTACAAAACGTATAAAAAAACAGACAACTTAA
- a CDS encoding DUF6814 family protein, producing the protein MNSIRKILGIVWLLLGPVVIYFLFTGAIHNIDPDGKKDINNPVIWVIIITIFLPIAIGLMIFGWYALKGEYSRNASDL; encoded by the coding sequence ATGAACTCAATAAGAAAAATATTAGGCATCGTTTGGTTATTACTGGGACCTGTAGTTATCTATTTCCTGTTTACCGGAGCCATACACAATATTGACCCGGACGGGAAAAAAGACATTAATAACCCGGTGATCTGGGTAATCATCATTACGATCTTTTTACCGATTGCCATCGGGTTAATGATCTTTGGCTGGTATGCGCTTAAAGGCGAATACTCCAGAAATGCTTCAGATCTGTAA
- a CDS encoding SulP family inorganic anion transporter, producing MNTHSKTKNIFSSLASDIPSSVVVFLVALPLCLGVALASNAPLFSGIIAGVCGGIVVGILSGSQLSVSGPAAGLTAIVASAIITLQSFEAFLVVVVLAGVMQVILGFAKAGIIGDYIPNSVIKGMLAAIGLILIINQVPQLLGDKSALPTNDEESIASTGNIFTNFFKAFAHITPAALLIGAICLAFHFIWEKLVAGKKGFAKLIPAPLLIVFIGVGLNTLFTSTGLLPALTESYLVKIPMANSASEFVSFFTSPDWNSIWNSQVWILALTIALVASLESLLSLEAIDDMDPYQRASPTNRELKAQGVGNIVSGLLGGIPVTSVIVRSSANVNSGAKTKMSTILHGLLLLSSVAFIPFLLNMIPKTALAAILIFTGYKLAKPALFKLYYKKGWDQFLPFVITIIAILATDLLKGVIVGIGVGLFFAFRSNFRKAVFVVKDDTRYLFRLRKDVSFLNKAIIKQNLEKVPDGAQVIIDAMRADYIDKDIVEVIEDFIIHAPLKNISVQLETSGFIDHGFSYKILANDNKDGHLRRTYTKAITSTKQDAMPETKPELTNLASQPQ from the coding sequence ATGAATACTCATTCAAAAACAAAGAATATATTTTCCAGCCTGGCTTCTGATATCCCATCGTCTGTGGTTGTATTCCTGGTAGCGCTGCCCTTATGCCTGGGTGTTGCGCTGGCCTCGAATGCGCCCCTGTTCAGTGGAATTATTGCAGGCGTTTGCGGCGGTATTGTGGTAGGTATCCTGAGCGGCTCACAGCTCAGTGTGAGCGGGCCTGCAGCCGGACTCACTGCTATTGTTGCATCTGCCATCATAACGCTTCAATCATTTGAAGCATTCCTGGTAGTAGTGGTGCTGGCAGGTGTGATGCAGGTGATCCTTGGTTTTGCAAAAGCAGGTATCATCGGCGATTATATTCCAAACAGCGTCATCAAAGGGATGCTGGCAGCGATTGGTCTCATCCTCATCATCAACCAGGTTCCGCAGCTGCTTGGCGACAAATCAGCATTACCCACCAACGATGAGGAGTCCATTGCTTCTACAGGAAATATTTTCACCAACTTCTTCAAAGCTTTTGCGCATATTACTCCGGCGGCCTTGCTGATTGGCGCCATCTGCCTGGCCTTCCATTTTATATGGGAGAAACTGGTGGCCGGCAAAAAGGGATTTGCTAAGCTGATCCCCGCACCATTGCTTATCGTTTTTATCGGTGTAGGGTTAAATACCTTATTTACCAGCACCGGACTGTTGCCGGCATTAACAGAAAGCTACCTGGTAAAGATTCCTATGGCCAATTCAGCCAGTGAGTTTGTATCGTTTTTTACCAGCCCCGACTGGAACTCGATCTGGAATTCACAGGTGTGGATCCTGGCGCTTACCATTGCACTGGTTGCCAGCCTGGAAAGCTTGCTGAGCCTGGAAGCCATCGATGATATGGACCCGTACCAACGCGCTAGTCCTACCAACCGGGAATTGAAAGCCCAGGGTGTTGGCAACATTGTTTCAGGACTGCTCGGTGGTATCCCCGTTACCAGCGTTATCGTACGTTCTTCAGCAAATGTAAACTCGGGTGCCAAAACAAAAATGTCTACTATTTTACACGGCCTGCTGCTATTGAGTTCGGTGGCCTTCATTCCCTTTCTGCTCAATATGATTCCCAAGACAGCATTGGCAGCTATCCTGATCTTTACCGGATATAAACTGGCAAAACCAGCGCTGTTTAAGTTGTATTACAAAAAAGGCTGGGATCAGTTTTTGCCTTTTGTAATCACCATTATCGCCATCCTGGCCACCGATCTGCTGAAGGGGGTAATTGTTGGAATCGGGGTGGGTCTGTTCTTTGCGTTTCGTTCCAATTTCAGGAAGGCGGTGTTTGTGGTAAAGGATGACACCCGGTACCTGTTCCGCCTGCGGAAAGATGTTTCATTTTTGAACAAGGCCATCATCAAACAAAACCTGGAAAAAGTACCCGATGGAGCGCAGGTAATCATTGACGCCATGCGCGCTGATTATATCGATAAGGACATTGTAGAAGTGATCGAAGACTTTATCATTCATGCACCTTTAAAAAACATTAGTGTACAACTGGAAACCAGCGGTTTTATTGATCATGGTTTTTCCTATAAAATACTGGCGAACGACAATAAGGATGGACATTTAAGAAGAACATATACCAAAGCGATCACCAGTACAAAACAAGATGCCATGCCGGAAACAAAGCCGGAATTGACTAATTTAGCATCTCAACCTCAATAA
- a CDS encoding carbonic anhydrase, translating to MNSYEKLLQNNKEWAAAKLKIDPHFFDSLAETQKPEFLWIGCSDSRVPANEVTGTTSGEIFVHRNIANLVVHTDINLISVLEYAVAHLKVKHVIVCGHYGCGGVKAAMSNGDFHQVLNMWLRVIKDVYYKHKDELNGIADETARANRLVELNVKEQVEKLAKTSIIQKAWQERQAPMLHGWVYGLADGQLHSLHTIAPGSNPVDPIYVYENLQ from the coding sequence ATGAATTCATACGAGAAACTATTACAGAATAACAAAGAATGGGCTGCGGCAAAACTGAAAATTGATCCTCATTTTTTTGATAGCCTGGCGGAGACGCAGAAACCGGAATTTCTTTGGATCGGCTGCAGCGACAGCCGGGTTCCGGCCAATGAAGTAACCGGTACTACGTCCGGCGAGATCTTTGTGCATCGCAATATTGCCAACCTGGTCGTACATACCGATATTAACCTGATCAGTGTTTTAGAATACGCGGTGGCACACCTGAAAGTAAAGCATGTTATCGTATGCGGACATTATGGCTGCGGGGGGGTTAAGGCAGCTATGAGCAATGGTGACTTTCATCAGGTGCTGAATATGTGGCTCCGCGTCATTAAAGATGTATATTATAAACACAAAGATGAGCTCAACGGGATCGCTGATGAAACGGCAAGGGCCAACCGGCTGGTAGAGCTGAACGTAAAAGAACAGGTAGAGAAACTGGCAAAAACCTCTATCATTCAAAAAGCATGGCAGGAGCGGCAGGCGCCGATGCTGCATGGCTGGGTTTATGGGCTGGCCGACGGGCAGTTGCATTCCCTGCACACCATTGCACCCGGCAGCAACCCGGTAGACCCGATTTACGTATACGAGAACCTACAATAA
- a CDS encoding AAA family ATPase, with protein sequence MELIIGRQAEQALLNRLLRTPRPELIAVYGRRRVGKTYLVRTLFRKEMVFEMSGIHDAALSDQLKNFSTALGKAIASPAPLASPDGWMQAFTYLDQYLLDPLGQGGAAVLFFDEFPWIHTPRSNFLQAFDHWWNSSATKRPNLKVVICGSAASWMIDKIINNRGGLHNRVTQKIRLLPFTLGETRAYLKHLGAVLDAYQLLQLYMAVGGIPYYLQTVQPGESAAQIIDRLCFSKDGVLRKEFENLYQSLFVNAQQHEKVVRALAKKGKGLTRDEILTACGFTSGGTTSKLLRELEESGFITPYVAFGKSANESIYKLSDEYTMFYLKFIEGAKAAGTGSWLRRGQTPAYKSWCGFAFEAVCLKHIRQVKKALGIEGVFTEESGWRYQPPKGNAEKGTQIDLVVDRQDHCMNICEMKFSEDAFVIDKTYAGDLDHKLNTFRRITRTRKTLFLTLLTTYGVQSNMHATGRVTAEVTMDALFL encoded by the coding sequence ATGGAGCTCATAATAGGAAGACAAGCAGAGCAGGCGCTGTTGAACCGGCTGTTGCGCACGCCCAGGCCGGAATTGATTGCGGTTTATGGCCGCCGGAGAGTGGGAAAGACCTATCTGGTCCGAACATTGTTCAGGAAGGAGATGGTGTTTGAAATGTCGGGAATCCATGACGCCGCATTGTCTGACCAGCTGAAAAATTTCAGCACAGCCCTGGGGAAAGCCATTGCAAGCCCGGCTCCGCTGGCTTCCCCGGATGGCTGGATGCAGGCGTTTACATACCTGGATCAATACCTGCTGGATCCGCTTGGCCAGGGCGGGGCCGCAGTACTTTTTTTTGATGAGTTTCCGTGGATCCATACACCCCGGTCGAATTTTCTGCAGGCCTTCGATCACTGGTGGAACAGCAGTGCTACAAAACGACCGAACCTGAAAGTAGTCATCTGCGGATCTGCTGCTTCCTGGATGATCGATAAGATCATTAACAACAGGGGCGGACTGCATAACCGGGTCACCCAAAAGATCCGGCTGCTTCCTTTTACCCTGGGAGAAACAAGGGCTTACCTGAAGCATTTGGGAGCTGTGCTGGATGCTTACCAGCTGCTTCAGCTTTATATGGCTGTGGGAGGCATTCCGTATTATCTTCAAACGGTGCAACCAGGAGAAAGTGCTGCCCAGATCATCGACCGGCTTTGCTTTAGCAAGGATGGGGTACTGCGCAAAGAATTTGAAAACCTGTATCAATCCCTGTTTGTAAATGCGCAGCAGCATGAAAAAGTGGTGCGTGCATTGGCAAAGAAAGGGAAGGGGCTTACCCGGGATGAGATCCTTACGGCATGCGGGTTTACGAGCGGCGGTACTACGAGCAAGCTGCTGCGGGAGTTGGAGGAATCAGGTTTTATCACACCGTATGTGGCTTTTGGGAAAAGTGCCAATGAAAGCATCTATAAGCTTTCGGATGAATACACGATGTTTTACCTGAAATTTATTGAGGGTGCAAAAGCTGCCGGCACCGGCTCCTGGTTAAGAAGAGGGCAAACGCCCGCTTATAAAAGCTGGTGCGGGTTTGCCTTTGAAGCGGTTTGTCTGAAGCATATTAGGCAGGTTAAAAAAGCACTGGGAATCGAAGGGGTGTTTACAGAAGAATCCGGGTGGAGATATCAGCCGCCAAAAGGAAATGCGGAAAAAGGCACGCAGATCGACCTGGTCGTCGACCGCCAGGATCATTGTATGAACATCTGCGAGATGAAATTTTCAGAAGATGCATTTGTGATTGACAAAACCTATGCCGGGGACCTGGATCATAAATTGAATACATTCCGGCGCATCACCCGCACGAGGAAAACATTGTTCCTTACCTTGCTTACGACTTACGGTGTCCAAAGCAATATGCATGCCACCGGCCGTGTGACGGCTGAAGTAACCATGGATGCCTTGTTTTTATAG